In a genomic window of Aggregatimonas sangjinii:
- a CDS encoding bestrophin family protein, whose translation MYIKRNIGWGLILRYAWKNLIFFTLYATGIFCIYHFLGWSFIHIPFQPLSVIGIAVAFYIGFKNSQSYDRFWEGRKIWGGIVNYSRTWAIQVLSFVRSDNPEYDKKMHTQMIHRHIGWINALRVQLRQPKSWALKENRMVEKVFDKHDERNISCNEAHNFVNKREFIDLKKRVNPATHLVKNQAFDVCDLKQKQIIDGFQEDQMQSVLEEFYNLQGKCERIKNTPFPRQYGYFSKVFTWIFVLLLPFGLLDVFEDDSMASVGTIEAWYVFLMIPFSVLISWIFTTMEVVGDNSEDPFEGRINDVPMTALCRTIEIDLRDMLNEEELPEAVTPKDNILY comes from the coding sequence ATGTACATAAAACGCAATATTGGTTGGGGCCTGATCCTTAGATATGCATGGAAAAACCTAATTTTCTTCACCCTTTACGCTACAGGTATCTTTTGTATCTATCATTTTTTGGGGTGGTCGTTTATTCACATTCCGTTTCAACCGCTAAGCGTTATCGGTATAGCAGTCGCCTTCTATATCGGCTTTAAGAATAGTCAAAGTTATGATCGCTTTTGGGAGGGTCGTAAAATATGGGGCGGAATTGTAAATTACAGCCGTACCTGGGCAATACAAGTACTAAGTTTCGTAAGAAGTGACAATCCAGAATACGATAAAAAAATGCATACCCAAATGATTCACCGGCATATCGGGTGGATCAATGCGTTGCGCGTGCAACTGCGCCAACCAAAATCATGGGCGCTCAAAGAAAATCGTATGGTCGAAAAAGTTTTCGACAAACACGACGAACGTAATATATCTTGCAACGAGGCCCATAATTTTGTGAACAAGAGAGAGTTCATAGATTTGAAAAAAAGAGTGAACCCCGCGACGCATTTGGTCAAAAACCAAGCCTTCGATGTGTGCGATTTAAAGCAAAAGCAGATTATCGACGGGTTTCAAGAAGATCAGATGCAATCGGTTTTAGAGGAGTTCTATAACCTTCAGGGAAAGTGTGAACGAATCAAGAATACGCCATTTCCCAGGCAATATGGTTATTTCTCCAAAGTATTTACGTGGATTTTCGTATTACTCTTACCTTTTGGTTTATTGGATGTCTTTGAAGATGATTCGATGGCTTCGGTTGGAACGATAGAGGCTTGGTACGTATTTCTCATGATTCCGTTTTCCGTTCTGATTTCATGGATATTCACGACCATGGAAGTCGTTGGTGACAATAGCGAGGATCCGTTCGAGGGGCGCATCAACGATGTGCCTATGACTGCCCTTTGCAGAACCATTGAAATCGATTTACGGGATATGTTGAACGAGGAGGAGCTGCCCGAAGCGGTAACGCCAAAAGACAATATTCTTTATTGA
- a CDS encoding UBP-type zinc finger domain-containing protein produces the protein MKKCEHLTAISTIRKPQTHKCAECIKIGATWVHLRTCQSCGITLCCDSSPNKHASKHAKANAHPVIISAEPGEKWMWCYEHKLIARY, from the coding sequence ATGAAAAAATGCGAACATCTAACGGCAATTTCGACCATCAGGAAACCACAAACCCATAAATGTGCGGAATGCATTAAAATCGGCGCAACCTGGGTTCATCTAAGAACTTGCCAAAGCTGTGGTATTACCTTATGTTGTGACAGTTCGCCGAACAAACACGCCAGCAAGCATGCCAAGGCCAACGCCCACCCTGTGATTATTTCCGCCGAACCCGGCGAGAAATGGATGTGGTGCTACGAACACAAATTAATAGCTAGATATTAG
- a CDS encoding cyclic nucleotide-binding domain-containing thioredoxin-disulfide reductase, which yields MTDPRFPELTQRQVGILKEQGTVEFFKEDTRVFSLGDLQYDFFVVLEGTISIEDPTNDNNVIVAHGKNEFSGDSGMLSNRGAQFHAIAKAGTTLLRLSPLELRRTIAQHSDISDLLLNAFLLRQQTVLTEYVGGLKLVGSGNSKETYAIRDFMDKNHIWYNFVDVDSSEEAEGLLLNFNLEKADLPILITNDSKICKNPSLDSVARNSGVLMDFEDKVFDLLVIGAGPAGLAASVYAASEGLEVVTIDSTAPGGQAGKSSKIENYLGFPTGISGNDLAHKAYIQAQKFGCNISIPHRAKSIAHTGNHFVLCATNGKEIKTRALMAATGANYSRLPIENIEKYEGSGVYYSATGMNASSCKDEIVGVVGGGNSAGQAALFLADHAKEVHVILRGNDLGAKMSDYLVQRIEAAPNIFVHLLTEVKELKGEHHLESLILETKAGDKEEKPITNLFTFIGAKPGTDWLEGLVATDEKGFICTGPGIQEEDLSKCAIFQKRKPQSLETSIPGFFAVGDVRKGSVKRVASAVGEGSMAISQVHQFLGELKAQKTIAV from the coding sequence ATGACAGATCCCAGATTTCCGGAATTGACCCAACGCCAAGTCGGCATCTTAAAAGAGCAGGGTACCGTAGAATTTTTCAAGGAAGATACCCGTGTATTTTCCTTAGGAGACCTTCAATATGATTTTTTCGTCGTGCTCGAAGGAACGATTTCCATCGAAGATCCTACGAACGATAATAACGTAATTGTAGCACACGGCAAAAATGAATTTTCCGGCGATAGCGGAATGCTCTCGAATAGAGGGGCGCAGTTTCACGCCATTGCCAAGGCAGGTACTACGCTATTGCGTTTGTCTCCTCTTGAATTACGAAGGACAATTGCACAGCACAGCGATATCAGCGATTTGCTTCTCAATGCCTTTTTGTTGCGGCAACAGACCGTTCTAACTGAATATGTAGGCGGCCTCAAATTAGTAGGTTCGGGCAATTCCAAGGAAACCTATGCCATTCGCGATTTTATGGACAAAAACCATATTTGGTACAATTTTGTGGATGTCGATAGTTCGGAGGAAGCCGAGGGGCTCCTTCTTAATTTTAATCTAGAGAAGGCCGATTTGCCCATTTTGATTACCAACGACTCGAAAATCTGCAAGAATCCCTCTTTGGATTCCGTAGCCAGAAATTCGGGGGTGCTTATGGATTTCGAGGATAAGGTCTTTGATCTGCTCGTCATCGGAGCGGGACCTGCTGGTCTGGCGGCTAGCGTCTATGCGGCTTCTGAAGGATTGGAAGTTGTTACCATCGATAGCACGGCACCCGGCGGTCAGGCAGGAAAGAGTTCCAAGATAGAGAACTACTTGGGGTTTCCCACGGGTATTTCAGGGAACGACCTTGCCCATAAGGCTTATATTCAGGCGCAAAAGTTCGGCTGCAATATTTCCATCCCGCATCGGGCGAAGAGTATTGCACATACGGGAAATCATTTTGTGCTATGCGCGACCAATGGAAAAGAAATAAAAACCAGGGCCTTAATGGCGGCAACAGGAGCTAATTATAGTCGGTTGCCCATCGAGAACATTGAAAAGTATGAAGGAAGCGGGGTGTATTATTCCGCTACGGGTATGAACGCGTCTTCGTGTAAGGATGAGATTGTCGGTGTGGTGGGTGGTGGCAATTCCGCTGGCCAAGCTGCACTCTTCTTGGCCGATCATGCCAAAGAAGTACATGTGATTTTACGGGGAAATGACCTTGGGGCGAAAATGAGCGATTACTTGGTACAGCGCATCGAAGCGGCTCCCAATATTTTTGTGCATTTGTTGACGGAAGTAAAAGAATTGAAGGGGGAACACCATCTGGAATCCTTGATTTTAGAAACCAAAGCAGGCGATAAGGAAGAAAAGCCGATTACCAACCTCTTTACTTTTATCGGGGCCAAACCGGGTACGGACTGGCTGGAAGGACTGGTCGCCACAGATGAAAAAGGCTTTATTTGCACCGGACCCGGCATTCAGGAAGAAGACCTTTCCAAGTGTGCCATCTTTCAAAAACGAAAGCCCCAGTCGCTCGAGACTAGCATCCCGGGATTTTTTGCGGTAGGTGATGTTCGAAAAGGCTCGGTGAAACGGGTCGCTTCGGCGGTTGGAGAAGGCTCCATGGCGATAAGCCAAGTGCATCAATTTTTGGGCGAACTTAAGGCACAGAAAACAATTGCTGTATAG
- a CDS encoding NAD(P)H-dependent flavin oxidoreductase, translated as MSTTPSFIKDLSLPAIAAPMFLISGPKLVIECCKNGIVGTFPALNQRTSEGFEEWLIEIKSELAAYEKETGKKPAPFGVNLIVHPTNPRLEADIRLCVKHQVPIIITSLGAVSMVVDAIHSYGGLVFHDIVKKRHAEKAQEAGVDGLILVAAGAGGHAGTINPMTLVAEIKKFFKKTIILSGCISTGRDIASALQMGADLAYMGTRFINTDEGKAPEEYKKMIIDAGASDVVYTAAISGVHANFLGASLKAAGLTEEDLKKDTKIDFGKELDTEAKAWKTIWSAGQGSALIEDSVPVAQLITALKSEFKAAIEEQAQVLETYPK; from the coding sequence ATGAGTACTACCCCTTCCTTTATCAAAGACCTTTCCCTACCTGCCATTGCTGCTCCCATGTTTCTTATTTCTGGACCAAAATTGGTGATAGAATGCTGTAAAAATGGAATTGTCGGTACCTTTCCGGCACTGAATCAAAGAACTAGCGAAGGTTTTGAGGAATGGCTTATCGAAATCAAATCGGAGCTAGCAGCCTACGAAAAGGAAACCGGTAAAAAACCCGCTCCCTTCGGCGTAAATCTTATTGTACATCCTACGAATCCTCGCTTAGAAGCCGATATTAGATTGTGCGTCAAACACCAAGTACCCATAATCATTACTTCCTTGGGTGCGGTCTCGATGGTGGTCGATGCCATTCATAGCTATGGCGGATTGGTTTTTCACGATATCGTTAAAAAACGACATGCCGAAAAAGCGCAGGAAGCCGGGGTAGACGGACTCATCTTGGTGGCCGCTGGAGCAGGTGGGCATGCGGGTACCATCAACCCGATGACCTTGGTCGCCGAAATCAAGAAGTTCTTTAAGAAGACCATTATCCTTTCCGGATGTATCAGTACGGGTCGCGATATCGCCTCCGCCCTGCAAATGGGTGCCGATTTGGCTTATATGGGCACACGTTTTATCAATACCGATGAAGGCAAGGCACCGGAAGAATACAAGAAAATGATCATTGATGCGGGCGCCAGTGATGTGGTCTACACGGCCGCGATTTCAGGGGTACACGCTAATTTTTTAGGAGCAAGCCTAAAAGCTGCGGGACTTACAGAAGAAGACCTTAAAAAAGACACGAAAATCGATTTTGGAAAAGAACTCGATACCGAGGCAAAGGCTTGGAAAACCATTTGGTCCGCAGGCCAAGGTTCCGCACTGATCGAAGACTCCGTTCCAGTAGCGCAATTGATTACCGCATTGAAATCGGAATTTAAGGCCGCCATCGAAGAACAAGCCCAAGTGTTGGAAACCTATCCGAAATAA
- a CDS encoding DNA cytosine methyltransferase, with amino-acid sequence MATINFYLDKPDKKGYAPIHLRINCNGSQVKVSTGQKIEPKNFNKSKQKAIGLSVETHEINHYLNFLRERADELLHHSNKKIFVQNEVKSVLNEHIENYKENSNVNIVKEQVALYGKPFTFVDLFAGAGGFSEGFLQAEHNNKFFDFVVANDINENCELTHVVRYNHQLGLDTEFLKQDITEPDFLDNLLEKIDGRKIDVVCGGPPCQSFSLAGKRKKFDKKDDLFSHYLEVIKVLQPKYFVMENVKGILTKEGGKIKELIIKEINSIVDTKEIPLLNAFIKKIRTESNSFLFDSIVKRVELEKLLEKDKETGKADFIGFVENRFKKLTPKIVDYKTSKTDQNINTIRHGFNLLARTKEWEKLKRDIIKEKDFCNIDSDDFANSFTNFLTEISSENIITKIENSFKALKVPNNYRKHCENIITALKIYTTSFDESIEILKSHCNESQKNELETILRNIRLYKIEQPFVANASNYGVPQNRERVLFIGCRKDQKYISEIPATVSEFEKVTIFEALYDLDFIGNNQEAHRYEEIDISTQYNGTAKKMVKLLKKRKIDGKPISKGGKSFAEWSKKGRLIERFKPQKKPFYVKNSEGLENGEKYFDILNNHKTSNQNETVVERLGVILKNGNYRKAQPELEKLNLSTNKRNYNVLKPHEQSSTIMTIADDYIHYNSPRSLTVREMARLQSFDDSFVFQGKRSTGGNNRKTEVPQYTLVGNAVPPLLARAVASEILKHIN; translated from the coding sequence ATGGCAACAATTAATTTTTATTTAGACAAACCTGACAAAAAAGGGTATGCACCAATTCATCTTCGAATAAACTGTAATGGAAGCCAAGTTAAGGTTTCTACAGGACAAAAAATAGAACCAAAAAACTTCAATAAATCCAAACAAAAAGCGATTGGTTTAAGTGTAGAAACTCATGAAATAAACCATTATTTAAATTTCCTGAGAGAACGAGCGGACGAACTTTTGCACCACTCTAATAAAAAAATCTTTGTACAAAACGAAGTTAAAAGCGTATTGAACGAACACATAGAAAATTATAAAGAAAATAGCAATGTAAATATTGTGAAGGAGCAAGTTGCACTATATGGAAAACCATTCACTTTTGTTGATTTATTTGCTGGAGCTGGTGGTTTTAGTGAAGGTTTTTTGCAAGCTGAACACAACAATAAATTCTTCGATTTCGTCGTTGCCAACGATATAAATGAAAATTGTGAATTAACTCATGTTGTGCGTTATAATCATCAGTTAGGATTGGATACTGAGTTTTTAAAACAGGATATAACTGAACCTGACTTTTTAGATAATTTATTAGAAAAAATAGACGGACGTAAAATTGACGTTGTATGTGGTGGACCACCTTGTCAAAGTTTTAGTCTTGCAGGAAAGCGAAAAAAATTCGATAAAAAAGACGACCTTTTTTCTCACTATTTAGAAGTCATTAAGGTTTTACAGCCTAAATACTTTGTGATGGAGAATGTAAAGGGCATTTTGACCAAAGAAGGTGGAAAAATAAAAGAATTGATTATTAAAGAAATCAACTCCATTGTTGACACGAAGGAAATACCATTGCTAAATGCATTCATCAAAAAAATACGGACAGAATCAAATTCTTTCCTTTTTGATAGTATTGTAAAAAGAGTTGAACTGGAAAAACTACTTGAAAAAGATAAAGAAACTGGGAAAGCTGATTTTATAGGCTTTGTAGAGAATAGATTTAAAAAACTAACCCCAAAAATCGTTGACTACAAAACCAGTAAGACAGATCAGAATATTAATACAATTCGTCACGGTTTTAACCTTTTGGCAAGAACTAAAGAATGGGAAAAATTAAAACGGGATATTATCAAAGAAAAGGATTTTTGCAATATCGATAGTGATGATTTCGCAAATTCCTTTACAAACTTTTTAACAGAGATAAGCTCTGAAAATATCATTACAAAAATCGAGAATTCTTTTAAAGCTTTGAAAGTCCCAAACAATTACAGAAAGCATTGTGAGAATATTATCACTGCTTTAAAAATATACACAACATCTTTTGATGAATCCATAGAGATTTTAAAATCTCATTGTAACGAATCACAAAAAAATGAATTAGAGACTATTCTTAGAAATATTAGGCTTTATAAAATAGAACAACCATTTGTCGCTAACGCATCAAATTATGGAGTTCCTCAAAATAGAGAAAGAGTACTTTTTATAGGTTGTCGCAAAGACCAAAAATATATTTCCGAAATCCCCGCAACAGTTTCAGAATTTGAAAAAGTGACCATTTTTGAAGCCTTGTACGATTTAGATTTTATTGGTAATAACCAAGAAGCACATCGATATGAAGAAATTGATATTTCCACTCAATACAATGGGACTGCAAAGAAAATGGTTAAACTTCTAAAAAAAAGGAAAATTGATGGAAAACCAATTTCCAAAGGTGGTAAATCATTTGCCGAATGGTCAAAAAAAGGTAGATTAATTGAACGTTTTAAACCTCAAAAAAAACCATTTTACGTCAAGAATTCAGAAGGTCTGGAGAATGGAGAGAAATATTTCGACATACTTAACAATCATAAAACAAGCAATCAAAACGAAACTGTTGTCGAAAGACTCGGAGTAATCTTAAAAAATGGTAATTATAGAAAAGCACAACCAGAACTTGAAAAATTAAATCTTTCTACAAATAAGAGAAATTACAATGTTTTAAAACCACATGAGCAAAGCTCTACAATAATGACTATTGCCGACGATTACATTCACTACAATTCGCCAAGGTCTCTAACAGTTAGAGAAATGGCACGCTTACAATCGTTTGACGACTCATTTGTTTTTCAAGGAAAACGGTCTACTGGTGGAAATAACAGAAAAACAGAAGTGCCACAATACACCTTAGTTGGAAATGCTGTTCCACCTTTATTGGCTAGAGCAGTAGCAAGTGAAATTTTAAAACATATCAATTGA
- a CDS encoding MvaI/BcnI restriction endonuclease family protein, with protein sequence MRKLTVAEQEKIKLLTKNQVSLTLIEPTETGLKKSIMDATGSVRSYLKSENIHDYELQNQGTKSKIIIQTIIHTGFKIIKSKASLYRPSTKNGDPRIWFYNLKKIADPNDIIAIAYFDDRFQIFNLTKLDVRSLIYSSIQNPFQDLINAINTTENEVAFELLAMLRKIANAGPIPSMVNADTSVGRTLETALGIEINSSKNPDYKGIELKSFRNNRTNRKNLFAQVPDWKLSKFKSSAEILDNFGYQRDEDFKLYCTVSAITRNSQGLSLRIDGEIKQLIENSEKQEVGDFVVWKLDKLHHRLKSKHKETFWVEAESTRINDREHFQYKLVEHTKKPIASQFDLLIEQGIITLDHLIKRNSRGRVVEKGPLFKIKPMGIELLFPPSESYSLI encoded by the coding sequence TTGAGAAAACTTACAGTTGCAGAACAAGAAAAGATAAAATTACTGACCAAAAATCAAGTTTCTCTAACTCTAATTGAACCTACTGAAACCGGACTAAAAAAATCCATTATGGACGCAACAGGTTCTGTTCGCAGTTATTTGAAAAGTGAAAACATCCACGATTATGAATTGCAAAATCAAGGCACAAAAAGCAAAATAATAATACAAACGATAATTCATACTGGTTTTAAAATTATAAAGTCTAAAGCATCTTTATATAGGCCTTCGACAAAAAATGGAGACCCAAGAATTTGGTTTTATAACCTAAAAAAGATTGCTGACCCGAATGATATTATAGCAATAGCCTATTTTGATGATAGATTTCAAATTTTCAACTTGACAAAATTAGATGTTAGGTCGTTAATTTATTCTTCTATTCAAAATCCTTTTCAAGATTTAATCAATGCAATTAACACGACCGAAAACGAAGTTGCATTCGAGCTTTTGGCAATGTTGAGGAAAATAGCAAATGCTGGTCCAATTCCTTCAATGGTAAATGCAGACACCTCAGTTGGGAGAACATTAGAGACAGCTCTTGGAATTGAAATTAACTCATCAAAAAACCCAGATTACAAAGGGATTGAGTTAAAGTCTTTCAGAAATAATCGAACAAACCGAAAAAATCTCTTTGCGCAGGTTCCTGATTGGAAGTTAAGTAAGTTTAAAAGTTCAGCAGAAATTCTAGATAATTTTGGTTACCAACGTGATGAAGATTTTAAATTGTATTGCACAGTTTCAGCAATTACAAGAAATTCACAGGGTTTGAGTCTAAGAATTGATGGAGAGATAAAGCAATTGATTGAAAACTCTGAAAAACAAGAAGTTGGAGATTTTGTGGTTTGGAAATTGGACAAACTGCACCATCGTTTAAAATCAAAACACAAAGAAACATTTTGGGTAGAAGCCGAAAGTACCAGAATAAATGACCGCGAACATTTTCAATATAAACTGGTAGAGCACACAAAAAAGCCAATTGCTTCTCAATTTGATCTTTTGATTGAGCAAGGAATAATAACACTTGATCATTTAATTAAGCGAAACTCAAGAGGTCGCGTTGTAGAAAAAGGACCGCTATTCAAAATTAAGCCTATGGGAATTGAATTACTATTTCCACCAAGCGAAAGTTATAGCCTAATCTAG
- a CDS encoding PLP-dependent transferase — MLDYIKEVLKNMPDGWLHLTTHRLDIYDEQLAKTQFLEQFEVLYKANNATRSALEKLPTAYDYIRLGHPLSCVLEWAIAKLNNVEAENVIGFSSETTPILAVLRKNLLEQVNTQICYTNDLPENFDAELIKRVYGYHFEFKKVESLEAISEFKGSTIFISKPDDISKVARNSNIDFSVNLYGELGSLLVVYGAQNVTYIQEIQHVRRRETIAMTPSDCLLALQRLTGEASISIQDIDMDTAKKTVLAEIADITGAPTPPLVGSSGLSVQYAIMMGLVHEALEHHPEKAIKFIVPPNCYGGTNDQARRVATCLPHVEVVDLLVDGENDMVQSIDTILNDIAKEDAIPYIIAEIPTNPRVEVPDLLKLKSVLNAVRKTPSGELAVDPVFILDQTFCPNLHFLGQGEILDTGRAISYASGSKFPSGGQCTAGYVVGNRKAEGLMGKIALHLRLCDNEATPHQYQILAEQLPSMNQRIREAYTNTREFVDFIQASLPSAKINFVSEELAQQGFMPSVFSLDLPTKGDTPVEKEAYKRALNHKLIQMMITEIPEESKYCVSYGQLKGCYWTIPATSTQGTTKEGDKDYIARVALSPSMDLERHKEVFSEFVEQI; from the coding sequence ATGCTGGACTATATAAAAGAAGTACTAAAAAATATGCCCGACGGATGGTTGCACCTCACCACCCACCGCCTGGATATTTATGATGAACAATTGGCAAAAACCCAATTTTTAGAGCAGTTTGAAGTACTGTATAAAGCGAATAATGCCACCCGATCGGCCCTTGAGAAGTTACCAACGGCCTACGATTACATTCGCTTGGGGCATCCGCTGTCCTGCGTATTGGAATGGGCGATAGCCAAATTGAACAATGTGGAGGCAGAAAACGTAATTGGTTTTTCATCCGAGACGACCCCTATTCTAGCTGTCCTTCGAAAAAATCTGTTGGAGCAGGTCAACACCCAAATTTGCTATACCAACGATTTGCCCGAAAATTTTGATGCAGAATTAATCAAACGAGTGTACGGGTATCACTTTGAATTCAAAAAAGTAGAAAGCTTAGAAGCAATTTCCGAATTCAAGGGAAGTACAATATTTATTTCTAAACCGGACGATATCTCAAAAGTAGCCCGCAATTCAAATATCGACTTTTCCGTGAATCTGTACGGAGAATTGGGAAGTCTGTTGGTCGTCTACGGAGCACAGAATGTGACGTATATCCAAGAAATCCAACACGTACGACGAAGGGAGACCATTGCCATGACACCTTCCGATTGTCTTTTGGCTTTACAACGGCTGACCGGGGAAGCCTCAATAAGCATTCAAGATATTGATATGGACACGGCTAAAAAAACGGTTTTGGCCGAAATCGCGGATATCACCGGTGCACCCACCCCACCCCTGGTCGGTTCAAGTGGCTTATCGGTTCAATACGCCATTATGATGGGGCTCGTTCATGAGGCTTTGGAACATCACCCAGAAAAAGCCATTAAATTTATCGTGCCTCCCAACTGCTACGGTGGCACCAATGACCAAGCGAGACGTGTTGCCACTTGTCTGCCCCATGTAGAAGTGGTCGATTTACTGGTAGATGGCGAGAACGATATGGTACAAAGTATCGATACCATCCTGAATGACATTGCCAAAGAAGATGCGATTCCGTATATCATAGCCGAAATCCCCACCAACCCAAGGGTCGAGGTCCCGGATTTATTGAAATTAAAGTCCGTATTGAATGCGGTTCGTAAGACGCCCTCTGGCGAATTGGCCGTTGATCCCGTTTTTATTTTGGACCAGACGTTTTGCCCAAATCTGCACTTTTTAGGACAGGGTGAAATATTGGATACGGGCAGGGCGATTTCCTATGCGAGTGGGTCTAAATTCCCCAGTGGTGGACAATGTACGGCGGGCTATGTGGTCGGAAATAGAAAAGCCGAAGGTTTAATGGGGAAGATAGCATTGCACCTGCGTCTTTGCGACAACGAGGCGACACCACATCAATATCAAATATTGGCCGAACAACTGCCCTCAATGAACCAACGAATTCGGGAAGCCTATACCAACACCCGTGAGTTTGTAGACTTCATTCAGGCCAGCTTACCATCCGCCAAAATCAATTTCGTTTCGGAAGAATTGGCACAACAAGGGTTTATGCCTTCGGTATTTTCGTTAGATCTTCCGACTAAGGGAGATACGCCCGTAGAAAAGGAAGCCTATAAGAGAGCGTTGAATCACAAACTGATTCAGATGATGATTACCGAAATTCCCGAGGAGAGCAAGTATTGTGTCAGCTATGGGCAGCTAAAGGGATGTTATTGGACGATTCCCGCAACGTCTACGCAAGGCACCACAAAGGAAGGCGATAAAGACTATATTGCCCGTGTGGCCCTTTCTCCATCTATGGATTTAGAACGGCATAAAGAGGTCTTTTCGGAATTTGTGGAGCAGATTTGA
- a CDS encoding DMT family transporter, producing the protein MSRRALAILAAIGATTIYGLNHTIAKGVMPNYVQPFGFIMLRVIGASVLFWLASFFGPKEKIDTKDYRRMLVCAVFGMGINMLAFFKGLALSTPINSAVLITVTPIIVLLLSAILIKEKIVPRKVFGIVIGLAGALGLILFGNEIRQDAPNIALGNFYILLNAVFYGTYLIIAKTLIEKYHPLTFMKWLFTIGIVICLPFGYQEFVEIDWPNLPFEALWKIAFVILGTTFCTYLFNIFALTQLKASTVSAFIYVQPLIGILYAVATGQDHLTTIKILAACLVLLGVYLASRKAVVKR; encoded by the coding sequence GTGAGCAGGAGAGCTTTGGCCATTCTGGCGGCCATCGGGGCGACCACCATTTATGGTCTAAACCACACGATTGCGAAAGGGGTCATGCCGAATTATGTGCAGCCTTTCGGTTTTATAATGCTCCGGGTCATCGGGGCATCGGTTTTGTTTTGGTTGGCTTCCTTTTTCGGGCCCAAGGAAAAAATCGATACAAAAGATTACCGTAGAATGCTGGTTTGTGCCGTTTTCGGTATGGGCATCAATATGTTGGCCTTTTTTAAGGGCTTAGCGTTATCCACTCCCATCAATAGTGCCGTTCTGATTACCGTTACCCCTATCATCGTCTTACTCCTTTCCGCAATTCTTATCAAGGAAAAAATCGTGCCTCGAAAAGTTTTCGGCATCGTTATCGGTCTGGCAGGTGCCCTAGGTCTGATTCTTTTTGGAAATGAAATACGCCAAGATGCCCCGAATATTGCGCTGGGAAATTTTTACATCCTATTAAACGCCGTTTTTTATGGTACGTATTTGATCATTGCCAAAACGTTGATCGAAAAATACCACCCCCTGACGTTCATGAAATGGTTGTTCACCATAGGAATAGTCATCTGCTTACCCTTTGGTTATCAGGAATTCGTGGAAATCGATTGGCCAAACCTACCTTTTGAAGCGCTTTGGAAAATTGCTTTTGTTATTCTCGGCACAACCTTTTGTACCTATCTTTTCAACATTTTTGCACTGACCCAGTTGAAGGCCTCTACGGTAAGTGCGTTTATTTATGTACAACCTTTAATAGGCATACTCTATGCGGTCGCCACTGGCCAAGACCACCTGACCACTATAAAAATTTTGGCGGCGTGTTTGGTTTTGTTAGGGGTTTATTTGGCGAGTCGGAAAGCTGTCGTGAAAAGGTGA
- a CDS encoding arsenate reductase family protein, whose translation MKIYHLSTCDTCQRIIKEVQPTEGFELQDIKTEAITPSQLEEMKALAGSYEALFSKRARLYRQQGLHEKQLAESDFKKLILEHYTFLKRPVILVKDRIFIGNSKKVVEAAKDAIHS comes from the coding sequence ATGAAAATTTACCATCTAAGCACCTGTGACACCTGCCAACGCATCATCAAAGAAGTACAACCCACTGAGGGCTTCGAATTGCAGGATATTAAAACGGAAGCTATTACCCCATCCCAATTGGAAGAGATGAAAGCGTTGGCAGGAAGTTATGAAGCGCTGTTTAGTAAAAGGGCACGTCTCTATCGTCAACAAGGATTACACGAAAAGCAGCTGGCGGAAAGCGATTTCAAAAAACTGATTTTGGAACACTATACCTTTTTAAAACGACCGGTGATACTCGTCAAAGACCGAATCTTTATCGGGAATAGCAAAAAAGTGGTCGAGGCCGCCAAAGATGCCATCCATTCGTGA